One Nesterenkonia populi DNA window includes the following coding sequences:
- a CDS encoding PucR family transcriptional regulator, with protein sequence MTALPAPVAISDEALRTLRSSLSRLTTTVGEHLEEELSWYATLSTEERASLRLIAQRGISGLVSWLENQDARSLPLVNELLGPAPTDLMRSISLQRALQLIRTIVDAVEQRLPALMPPADQPLVLEAVLRYSREVAFAIADVYARAAESRGAWDSRLEALLVDALLRDEPAEQISSRAAAVGWQSPAGVSVVVGEAPLEADTVFISNLRRQCIRFAVDAVVGVQGQRLILLLGGTADLAGGLDRIESHFGEGPIVHAHHDGAIAEAAGAATSAFSGYSAAPAWSQAPRPVAAEDLLPERALAGDAAAKDTLVTRIHRVLAGAGHSLLETVQAYVEGGHSLEATARELYVHTNTVRYRLKRVTEVTGWDPMEPRDAYVLQTALALGRL encoded by the coding sequence GTGACCGCCCTGCCAGCCCCCGTCGCCATCTCCGATGAGGCTCTCCGCACCCTGCGCAGCAGCCTCTCGCGGCTGACGACCACCGTCGGAGAGCACCTCGAAGAGGAGCTCTCCTGGTACGCCACCCTCAGCACCGAGGAGCGGGCCTCCCTGCGGCTGATCGCCCAGCGCGGGATCTCCGGTCTCGTCAGCTGGCTCGAGAACCAGGACGCCCGGTCCCTGCCCCTGGTCAACGAGCTGCTCGGCCCCGCCCCCACGGACCTGATGCGGAGCATCTCCCTGCAGCGGGCCCTGCAGCTGATCCGAACCATCGTCGACGCCGTCGAGCAGCGGCTGCCCGCCCTCATGCCGCCGGCCGATCAGCCCCTGGTGCTCGAAGCCGTGCTGCGCTACTCCCGCGAGGTCGCCTTCGCGATCGCCGACGTATACGCCCGCGCGGCCGAATCCCGCGGCGCGTGGGATTCCCGCCTGGAGGCCCTCCTGGTGGACGCCCTGCTTCGCGACGAGCCCGCCGAACAGATCTCATCCCGCGCGGCCGCCGTCGGCTGGCAGTCTCCGGCCGGCGTCAGCGTCGTCGTCGGTGAGGCGCCCCTCGAAGCGGACACCGTGTTCATCTCCAACCTGCGCCGCCAGTGCATTCGCTTCGCCGTCGACGCCGTCGTAGGCGTGCAGGGGCAGCGGCTCATCCTGCTCCTCGGCGGGACGGCGGACCTCGCCGGCGGACTGGACCGGATCGAATCCCACTTCGGCGAGGGGCCCATCGTCCACGCCCACCACGACGGGGCCATCGCTGAGGCCGCCGGAGCAGCAACCTCAGCATTCAGCGGCTACAGCGCGGCGCCCGCCTGGTCCCAGGCGCCCCGCCCCGTCGCTGCCGAGGACCTGCTGCCCGAACGCGCCCTGGCCGGCGACGCCGCCGCGAAGGACACTCTGGTCACCCGCATCCACAGAGTGCTGGCGGGTGCGGGCCACAGCCTCCTGGAGACCGTGCAGGCCTATGTGGAGGGCGGGCACAGCCTGGAGGCCACCGCCCGGGAGCTCTACGTGCACACCAACACCGTCCGGTACCGGCTCAAGCGCGTCACCGAGGTCACCGGATGGGATCCCATGGAGCCGCGCGACGCCTACGTGCTGCAGACCGCCCTGGCACTGGGGCGGCTCTAG
- a CDS encoding DUF3145 domain-containing protein encodes MNTYAAEARGARGVLHIHSAPSALCPHVEWAVASVVDARVDFDWTSQPAAPGSHRAELSWQGAQGMGAKLASTLRSLSHLRFEITEEPSPGCDGSRWSHTPDLGIFHATIDTAGNIMVSEDRIRYAYETGAGDPSLVYQELSLALGEAWDEELETFRHAAQGAPVQWLSRVG; translated from the coding sequence ATGAACACATACGCAGCAGAAGCGCGGGGTGCCCGTGGTGTGCTTCACATCCACTCAGCCCCCTCTGCGCTGTGCCCACACGTCGAGTGGGCCGTGGCCTCAGTGGTCGACGCCCGTGTCGACTTCGACTGGACCTCACAGCCTGCCGCCCCAGGAAGCCACCGGGCTGAGCTGAGCTGGCAGGGAGCCCAGGGCATGGGCGCCAAGCTCGCCTCCACCCTGCGCAGCCTCTCCCACCTGCGCTTCGAGATCACCGAAGAGCCCTCGCCCGGATGCGACGGCTCCCGCTGGTCCCACACCCCGGACCTCGGCATCTTCCACGCCACGATCGACACCGCCGGCAACATCATGGTCTCCGAGGACCGCATCCGCTACGCCTACGAAACAGGCGCCGGAGACCCCTCCCTGGTGTACCAGGAGCTCTCCCTCGCCCTCGGAGAAGCCTGGGACGAGGAGCTGGAGACCTTCCGCCACGCTGCTCAGGGCGCGCCCGTGCAGTGGCTCTCCCGCGTCGGCTGA
- a CDS encoding tyrosine recombinase XerC, giving the protein MAQEHPQPDPLIEAFAAHLQHERGLSAHTLRGYTSDLVQLAQHTGPLRAITLSALRTWLAALHEAGLARSTLNRKIASVRAFTAWAHRRGHLPEDPAVRLRSGSRGTRLPEVLQARDIDQLTQDLAAHRAAWAQLKEDNPHDYALAARDEAIVETLYAAGIRVSELAGLNTTDLNQSRRTLRVIGKGSKERTVPYGKPAAQALDRWLHARDQLVAPASGAALFLGARGGRIDVRVVRRLVDQALENLGTTGARGPHAMRHSAATHLLDGGADLRAVQELLGHSSLQTTQIYTHVSMDKLTQAYAQAHPRA; this is encoded by the coding sequence GGCGCAGGAGCACCCCCAGCCCGACCCGCTCATCGAAGCGTTCGCCGCCCACCTCCAGCACGAACGCGGCCTCTCCGCGCACACCCTGCGCGGCTACACCTCAGACCTCGTGCAGCTCGCCCAGCACACCGGCCCCCTCCGCGCCATCACCCTCAGCGCGCTGCGCACCTGGCTCGCCGCCCTCCACGAAGCCGGCCTTGCCCGCTCCACACTCAACCGCAAGATCGCCTCCGTCCGGGCCTTCACCGCCTGGGCCCACCGCCGAGGACACCTCCCCGAAGACCCAGCCGTACGGCTCAGGAGCGGAAGCCGCGGAACCCGCCTCCCCGAAGTCCTCCAAGCCCGCGACATCGACCAGCTCACCCAAGACCTCGCCGCACACCGCGCCGCCTGGGCCCAGCTCAAAGAGGACAACCCCCACGACTACGCGCTCGCCGCACGCGACGAAGCCATCGTCGAAACCCTCTACGCAGCCGGAATCCGCGTCTCCGAGCTCGCCGGGCTGAACACCACCGACCTCAACCAGTCCCGCCGCACCCTCCGCGTCATCGGCAAAGGCAGCAAGGAGCGCACCGTGCCCTACGGCAAGCCCGCCGCCCAAGCACTGGACCGATGGCTCCATGCCCGGGACCAGCTCGTCGCCCCCGCCTCCGGCGCGGCCCTCTTCCTCGGAGCCCGCGGCGGACGGATCGACGTCCGTGTGGTCCGCAGACTCGTCGACCAGGCGCTCGAGAACCTCGGCACCACCGGAGCCCGCGGCCCCCATGCCATGCGGCACAGCGCCGCCACCCACCTGCTCGACGGCGGCGCCGACCTCCGAGCCGTCCAAGAGCTCCTCGGACACTCCTCCCTGCAGACCACCCAGATCTACACGCACGTCTCCATGGACAAGCTCACCCAGGCCTACGCCCAAGCCCACCCCCGCGCCTAA